From Rhodococcus sp. B7740, one genomic window encodes:
- a CDS encoding CoA transferase subunit A has protein sequence MTGKTYASAAEAVADIGRGATIAVGGFGLCGIPDALIEAIANTDATELEVFSNNCGVDGYGLGILLAAGRIRRVTASYVGENKEFARQYLAGELEVELTPQGTLAERLRAGGNGVPAFFTPAGVGSPIADGGMPWRYAADGSVSIASPPKETRVFGDKRYVLEESINADFALVHAEIGDTAGNLVFDKTAMNFNPLAAMAGKITIAQVENLVEPGEIDPAHVHLPGVFVQRVVHTGPQDRRIEKRTVSSGVRA, from the coding sequence GTGACTGGAAAGACCTACGCGTCCGCCGCCGAGGCGGTCGCGGACATCGGCCGAGGAGCGACCATCGCGGTCGGTGGCTTCGGATTGTGCGGCATCCCCGACGCCCTCATCGAGGCCATCGCGAACACCGACGCCACCGAGCTCGAAGTGTTCTCCAACAACTGCGGCGTCGACGGCTACGGGCTCGGAATCCTGCTGGCAGCCGGACGCATTCGCCGTGTCACCGCGTCGTATGTCGGTGAGAACAAGGAGTTCGCCCGCCAGTACCTCGCCGGCGAACTGGAGGTCGAGCTCACCCCGCAGGGCACGCTCGCCGAGCGACTTCGCGCCGGCGGCAACGGTGTTCCCGCGTTCTTCACTCCGGCCGGAGTGGGCAGCCCCATCGCCGACGGCGGAATGCCGTGGCGCTACGCCGCCGACGGATCCGTCTCGATCGCGTCGCCGCCCAAGGAGACTCGGGTGTTCGGCGACAAGCGCTACGTTCTCGAGGAGTCCATCAATGCCGACTTCGCACTGGTGCACGCCGAGATCGGTGACACCGCAGGCAATCTCGTGTTCGACAAGACGGCGATGAACTTCAACCCCCTCGCCGCGATGGCAGGCAAGATCACCATCGCGCAGGTCGAGAATCTCGTCGAGCCGGGCGAGATCGATCCGGCCCACGTACATCTTCCCGGAGTGTTCGTCCAACGTGTCGTGCACACCGGGCCACAGGACAGGCGCATCGAAAAGCGCACCGTC
- a CDS encoding IclR family transcriptional regulator has protein sequence MTSAEANASVIGKICSLLRAAGSEEPSGASTTALARATGIARPTAHRLLASLADQGFIDRDAATGHWSLGPEIYLLGSMAALRYDITDQARKIVQALAAESGESAFLSVRRGAETVCLLRVEGSFPLRSHVLYEGIRLPLGVASAGLAILAHLPDREVDEYLGGVDLVPEWGETHSDNAIRHRVGLTRTTGFAVNPGLLVEGSWGLGAAVFDRAGGPAWALSLTGVETRFRDDRRRELGKLLLDAAHRLTVQLGERPSPG, from the coding sequence GTGACCTCAGCGGAAGCCAACGCAAGTGTGATCGGCAAGATCTGTTCGTTGCTGCGCGCGGCGGGAAGCGAGGAGCCGTCGGGTGCCTCGACCACCGCGCTCGCTCGGGCGACCGGTATCGCGCGACCGACTGCACATCGCCTCTTGGCGTCTCTGGCCGACCAAGGGTTCATCGACCGCGACGCCGCCACCGGCCACTGGTCACTGGGCCCGGAGATCTACCTGCTCGGGTCGATGGCGGCATTGCGCTACGACATCACCGACCAGGCTCGAAAGATAGTGCAGGCGTTGGCTGCCGAGAGCGGAGAGAGTGCGTTCCTGTCGGTCCGGCGCGGAGCGGAGACCGTGTGCCTGCTTCGAGTGGAGGGGAGCTTTCCGCTGCGTTCGCACGTGTTGTACGAGGGGATTCGGCTTCCGCTCGGGGTGGCGTCCGCAGGTCTGGCCATTCTCGCTCACCTTCCCGATCGGGAGGTGGACGAGTACCTGGGTGGAGTCGACTTGGTTCCCGAGTGGGGAGAGACGCACTCGGACAACGCGATTCGACATCGCGTGGGACTCACCAGGACAACGGGGTTCGCCGTGAATCCTGGATTGCTGGTGGAGGGCAGCTGGGGTCTCGGTGCTGCCGTGTTCGACCGTGCCGGAGGTCCTGCGTGGGCGCTGAGCCTGACGGGTGTCGAGACGCGATTCCGTGATGATCGACGACGTGAGCTGGGCAAGCTGCTGCTCGACGCCGCCCACCGACTGACCGTGCAATTGGGGGAGCGTCCCAGCCCCGGCTAA
- a CDS encoding DUF222 domain-containing protein: MGAVPTVSLEALTAAARAENRQAARKITACYEVHRSWITHDIECKHYSRYGRTEMAVALGCSATVAESYISVGVALHTRLPLLRKAFEGGEVDLPRVRTVCRILDNLSDDIVTSVEAEVVEAAHRLSPGPLEKEIWDILLRVAPEEAAALREFAKRFRTVTYTPAGELARIRAELTAPEAAAAWQLLEEMADTLCPKDPRGKKERLCDAFMARMHGESRLACLCRRDDCPKADAVLPDRRVPLTMVTVDIATLIGLLANPAYLAGHGSIDPDLARELARSSQWQILLTEAVTLAEKLGLAVQNPETGEWERTPKTRAREQDSGSAATADTDADSGTNTASGRRATETHSRTDSNPEPETETESEPETDSEPETDSEPETEAESCLTTSTSDDVDSDATTAPEADPSDGSAARGEPDIESTTPAAPVSAAQSASDPEPIPAVAPTQRKRLGPCSHRSPALHPTEPKQALLQSDPGRSRRHQYHHRQRAPRQEQLSRRNRARRRHRLRCTIRRRIQRGTPLPVQLLPRPRPRPRPRPRPGQARTGNGGRNR; encoded by the coding sequence ATGGGTGCTGTACCGACCGTGTCATTGGAGGCGTTGACTGCTGCTGCGCGTGCGGAGAATCGGCAGGCGGCCCGCAAGATCACCGCCTGTTACGAGGTCCATCGGAGCTGGATCACCCACGACATCGAGTGCAAGCATTACAGCCGGTACGGGCGCACCGAAATGGCCGTCGCGTTGGGGTGCTCGGCGACGGTCGCCGAATCGTATATCTCGGTCGGCGTCGCCCTGCACACCCGACTGCCCCTGTTACGGAAAGCATTCGAGGGCGGTGAGGTCGACCTTCCGCGGGTGCGGACGGTGTGCCGGATCCTCGACAACCTCTCCGACGACATCGTCACCTCCGTCGAAGCCGAGGTCGTCGAAGCAGCCCACCGGTTGTCACCGGGTCCGCTCGAGAAGGAGATCTGGGACATCCTGCTGCGGGTCGCCCCGGAAGAAGCAGCGGCACTACGCGAGTTCGCGAAGAGGTTCCGGACCGTCACCTACACCCCGGCCGGGGAACTGGCGCGGATCCGGGCGGAGTTGACCGCTCCGGAAGCTGCCGCTGCGTGGCAGTTGCTCGAGGAGATGGCCGACACCTTGTGCCCGAAAGATCCGCGCGGGAAGAAGGAACGCTTGTGCGATGCGTTCATGGCCCGCATGCACGGTGAATCGCGCTTGGCGTGCCTGTGCCGACGGGATGACTGCCCGAAGGCGGATGCGGTGTTGCCCGATCGGCGGGTGCCGTTGACGATGGTCACGGTCGATATAGCCACCCTGATCGGGTTGCTTGCGAACCCTGCGTATCTGGCCGGGCACGGTTCCATCGATCCTGATCTCGCTCGGGAGTTGGCGCGCAGCAGTCAGTGGCAGATCCTGCTCACCGAAGCAGTTACCCTCGCCGAGAAACTCGGACTGGCTGTGCAGAACCCGGAAACCGGGGAATGGGAACGAACACCGAAAACCCGAGCTCGGGAACAGGACTCAGGGTCGGCAGCGACAGCGGACACGGACGCAGACTCAGGGACGAACACTGCGTCGGGAAGACGCGCTACCGAGACCCACAGCCGCACCGACAGCAACCCGGAGCCCGAGACCGAGACCGAGTCGGAACCCGAGACCGATTCGGAACCTGAGACCGACTCGGAACCCGAGACCGAGGCCGAGTCCTGCTTGACCACAAGCACTTCCGATGATGTCGACTCCGATGCGACCACTGCCCCGGAGGCGGATCCGTCGGACGGATCCGCTGCGCGCGGTGAGCCTGACATCGAATCAACCACCCCAGCTGCACCGGTGTCGGCAGCTCAATCTGCATCCGACCCGGAACCGATTCCGGCAGTGGCTCCGACGCAGCGCAAGCGCCTGGGCCCATGCTCTCACCGGAGTCCGGCACTGCACCCGACCGAACCGAAACAGGCTCTGCTTCAGAGCGACCCGGGACGGTCCCGCCGACATCAGTACCACCACCGACAACGGGCCCCACGCCAGGAACAGTTATCTCGCCGGAACCGGGCACGGCGACGTCACCGACTTCGATGCACAATCAGACGGAGGATCCAGCGGGGGACACCTCTGCCCGTTCAGCTCCTTCCGAGACCGAGACCGAGACCGAGACCGAGACCGAGACCGGGGCAGGCGCGGACAGGCAACGGCGGACGCAATCGTTGA
- a CDS encoding HNH endonuclease codes for MTSAAALFCTHTPVGRGTRHSSALDLPFAIRPNSRTIHTPVSRTPGGLYLGNASLAAALEAAIAADPTLGKSVPRDPLTDRALIYRPDALTAAAVRFRDKHCRFPGCHRPAARCQLDHVNPFDHSNPLGGGWTTVGNLQCLCEYHHCVKTAGYWKAVMLPGGAILWTSTSKTTRITLPANGTAVPILGNDLRPHIPTQPGNSGIIAYPDPTDNQRPETDDTAAPPF; via the coding sequence TTGACCTCCGCCGCAGCGCTGTTCTGTACCCATACTCCTGTCGGCCGGGGCACACGGCACAGCTCTGCCCTCGACCTGCCCTTCGCAATCCGGCCCAACAGCCGCACGATCCACACACCGGTAAGCCGCACACCCGGGGGCCTCTATCTCGGCAACGCCTCCCTCGCCGCCGCACTCGAAGCCGCCATCGCCGCCGACCCCACCCTCGGAAAGTCGGTACCCCGCGACCCCCTCACCGACCGGGCCCTGATCTACCGACCCGACGCCCTCACCGCCGCAGCGGTCCGGTTCCGCGACAAACACTGCCGCTTCCCCGGCTGCCACCGCCCCGCCGCCCGCTGCCAACTCGACCACGTGAACCCGTTCGACCACAGCAACCCCCTCGGCGGCGGCTGGACCACCGTGGGCAATCTGCAGTGCCTGTGCGAGTACCACCACTGCGTCAAGACCGCCGGCTACTGGAAAGCCGTCATGCTCCCCGGCGGAGCGATCCTGTGGACATCGACATCGAAGACCACCCGAATCACCCTGCCCGCCAACGGCACAGCCGTCCCCATCCTCGGAAACGACCTCAGACCACACATCCCCACCCAACCGGGAAACTCCGGCATCATCGCCTACCCCGACCCAACGGACAACCAACGGCCCGAGACAGACGACACGGCAGCACCGCCGTTCTAG